Genomic window (Sulfurovum sp. NBC37-1):
TTCTCGTGAACAATCCGGAGGATATCTCTCTGGAGATCACAGAAGTGGATGAAGGATTCGATGAGATCACCATCTTCGCCAACAGTGAAGATATCGGTAAGCTCATCGGCAAAGAGGGAAGAATGATTAATTCCATTAAAACAGTCATCTCCGGCTGTAAAGCAAAAGGCGGTAAGAATTACCGTGTCAATGTCAAAGCAGCAGGCTGAAACAGAACTTCATGCAAAAACCAATCAATGAAAATTTTTTTATCGCTCAGATCGGGCGAACCGTAGGACTCTGGGGCGACCTG
Coding sequences:
- a CDS encoding KH domain-containing protein, whose translation is MVRDFLLAYTKLLVNNPEDISLEITEVDEGFDEITIFANSEDIGKLIGKEGRMINSIKTVISGCKAKGGKNYRVNVKAAG